One genomic segment of Entelurus aequoreus isolate RoL-2023_Sb linkage group LG25, RoL_Eaeq_v1.1, whole genome shotgun sequence includes these proteins:
- the LOC133642847 gene encoding casein kinase I produces the protein MELRVGNKYRLGRKIGSGSFGDIYLGANIATGEEVAIKLECVKTKHPQLHIESKFYKMMQGGVGIPSIKWCGAEGDYNVMVMELLGPSLEDLFNFCSRKFSLKTVLLLADQMISRIEYIHSKNFIHRDVKPDNFLMGLGKKGNLVYIIDFGLAKKYRDARTHQHIPYRENKNLTGTARYASINTHLGIEQSRRDDLESLGYVLMYFNLGSLPWQGLKAATKRQKYERISEKKMSTSIEVLCKGYPSEFSTYLNFCRSFRFDDKPDYSYLRQLFRNLFHRQGFSYDYVFDWNMLKFGATRTAEDGERERRTGDERDDRIGVAPRGSAARGLPPGPNPGPAGRVRNGPEQAVSNPASRVQQSGNTSPRAISRAERERKVSMRLHRGAPANVSSSDLTARHDQSRISTSQVSVPFEHLGK, from the exons ATGGAGTTAAGAGTGGGGAACAAGTATCGGCTCGGGAGGAAGATAGGAAGTGGTTCCTTTGGAGACATATACCTTG GTGCTAATATTGCCACTGGTGAAGAAGTAGCCATCAAACTTGAGTGTGTGAAGACCAAACACCCACAGCTGCACATTGAGAGCAAGTTCTACAAGATGATGCAAGGAGGAG TGGGTATTCCCTCCATAAAGTGGTGCGGCGCAGAGGGAGACTACAACGTGATGGTGATGGAGCTTCTCGGTCCCAGTCTTGAGGATCTTTTCAACTTTTGCTCGCGCAAGTTCAGCCTTAAGACCGTCCTGCTTCTGGCAGACCAAATG ATAAGTCGTATCGAATACATCCACTCCAAGAATTTCATTCACCGCGATGTGAAGCCCGACAACTTCTTGATGGGGCTCGGCAAGAAGGGCAACCTGGTGTACATCATCGACTTTGGGCTGGCCAAAAAGTACCGCGACGCCCGCACACACCAGCACATCCCCTACAGGGAGAACAAGAACCTGACCGGCACGGCACGATATGCCTCCATCAACACACATCTTGGGATCG AACAGTCCAGACGTGACGACCTGGAGTCCCTTGGCTACGTCCTCATGTACTTCAACCTGGGCTCCTTGCCCTGGCAGGGCCTCAAGGCTGCCACCAAGAGACAGAAGTATGAGCGCATCAGTGAGAAGAAAATGTCCACGTCGATTGAAGTTCTTTGCAAAGGATACCCTT CCGAGTTCTCCACGTACCTCAATTTTTGCCGATCGTTTCGATTTGACGACAAGCCCGATTACTCTTACCTGCGACAGCTCTTCAGAAACCTCTTCCACCGGCAGGGCTTCTCTTACGATTACGTCTTTGACTGGAATATGCTCAAATTC GGTGCCACTCGGACAGCTGAAGACGGCGAACGGGAAAGGAGGACTGGAGATGAGCGGGACGATCGGATCGGTGTGGCGCCCAGGGGCTCTGCAGCACGAGGCCTGCCCCCAGGACCTAACCCTGGACCTGCCGGCAGAGTCCGAAATGGACCGGAGCAGGCGGTTTCTAACCCTGCCTCACGGGTGCAGCAGTCTG GTAACACGTCGCCTCGCGCCATCTCTCGTGCGGAGAGGGAGAGGAAGGTGAGCATGCGGCTCCACCGTGGGGCTCCGGCTAACGTCTCGTCCTcggacctcaccgcacgtcacgaCCAGTCCAGGATTTCTACGTCACAG GTCAGCGTGCCGTTTGAGCACCTGGGGAAGTAG